In the genome of Desulfofarcimen acetoxidans DSM 771, one region contains:
- the panC gene encoding pantoate--beta-alanine ligase: MKTIKTIAEAKKFLKQARLQGLTIGLVPTMGYLHEGHLTLMRECKKKCDLTVVSIFVNPLQFGPKEDFSGYPRDLGRDSSLAEGVGVDLLFCPEPQEVYPANYSTYVDVEGLTGVLCGKSRPGHFRGVTTVVNKLFNIVRPDYAFFGQKDAQQVLVIKKMVRDLLMDLEIITVPIVRESDGLALSSRNVYLSREERRAALVLSLSLIMARDAVKSGENNVALLKDRVRQMISAEPLARIDYVEILSLPDLAEINSLEAPALLALAVFFGKTRLIDNVVLES, translated from the coding sequence GTGAAAACAATAAAAACCATAGCTGAAGCGAAAAAATTTTTAAAGCAGGCCAGGTTACAGGGCTTAACAATTGGTCTGGTTCCTACCATGGGGTATCTGCACGAAGGACACCTGACCCTGATGCGGGAGTGTAAAAAAAAGTGCGATTTGACGGTGGTCAGTATCTTTGTTAATCCTCTGCAGTTCGGACCCAAAGAGGATTTCAGCGGTTATCCCAGGGATTTGGGGAGAGATAGCTCACTGGCAGAAGGTGTGGGAGTTGATTTGCTTTTTTGTCCGGAACCGCAGGAAGTATACCCGGCCAATTACAGTACTTATGTGGACGTTGAGGGGTTAACCGGCGTACTGTGCGGTAAGTCCAGACCCGGTCATTTTCGTGGGGTAACTACTGTTGTTAATAAGTTATTTAATATTGTAAGGCCTGATTATGCTTTTTTTGGCCAGAAGGATGCGCAGCAGGTACTGGTGATTAAAAAGATGGTGCGTGATTTACTTATGGATTTGGAAATTATTACAGTACCTATTGTCAGGGAATCCGACGGTCTGGCATTAAGTTCCCGCAATGTTTATTTGAGTCGCGAAGAGCGCCGTGCTGCTTTGGTGCTGTCGCTTAGTTTAATTATGGCCCGGGATGCGGTGAAATCGGGAGAAAATAATGTTGCACTTTTAAAAGATAGGGTAAGACAAATGATCAGTGCGGAGCCTTTGGCCAGGATTGATTATGTGGAAATACTGAGTCTGCCGGATTTAGCTGAGATTAATTCGCTGGAAGCACCGGCTTTGCTGGCGCTGGCTGTTTTTTTTGGTAAAACCCGTTTGATAGATAATGTTGTGCTGGAATCATAA
- the panD gene encoding aspartate 1-decarboxylase, translated as MFLTMFKSKIHRATVTEANLNYMGSITVDRSLLEAANILPHEKVQIVNNNNGNRFETYTIAGPRDSGVVCLNGAAARMVQQGDTVIIIAYTMLDAEEAKTFQPRIVFLDEKNRVERVANGENHGDIG; from the coding sequence GTGTTTTTGACTATGTTTAAATCAAAAATTCACCGGGCAACAGTTACTGAGGCCAATCTTAACTATATGGGAAGCATTACTGTTGACCGGTCTTTGCTGGAAGCAGCCAATATTTTGCCCCATGAGAAGGTGCAAATAGTTAATAATAATAACGGTAACAGGTTTGAGACATATACTATTGCCGGTCCCAGGGATTCCGGTGTTGTTTGCCTTAACGGCGCGGCTGCCCGCATGGTGCAGCAAGGTGATACAGTCATTATTATTGCTTACACCATGCTTGATGCGGAAGAAGCTAAGACTTTTCAGCCGAGGATAGTATTTTTAGATGAGAAAAACCGGGTTGAACGGGTTGCCAATGGCGAAAACCATGGGGATATTGGGTAG
- a CDS encoding biotin transporter BioY — protein MKFSARDIALAGMFAALAAIVAVLGRFGITAIVPFSLQPLVVLLAGGLLGARLGAMSISVYVLMGLIGLPVFEKPPFGGPAYILQPTFGFLIAFIAAAYVIGKLLEGKKSGFGCYFMAMLAGLFIIYAIGLPYFYLIFNFYIGKAMPVMSVIKIAFLPFVGFDLLKAIMSASLAMAVSRRIG, from the coding sequence ATGAAGTTTTCAGCCAGGGATATTGCACTGGCGGGCATGTTTGCGGCTTTGGCCGCCATTGTAGCTGTCTTAGGCAGGTTTGGTATAACGGCCATTGTTCCCTTTAGCCTGCAGCCCCTGGTGGTGCTGCTAGCCGGTGGGTTGTTGGGAGCCCGTTTAGGTGCTATGAGCATATCGGTATATGTACTGATGGGTTTGATTGGTCTACCGGTTTTTGAGAAGCCGCCTTTTGGTGGCCCGGCTTATATATTGCAGCCGACATTTGGCTTTTTAATAGCTTTTATCGCAGCTGCTTACGTTATTGGTAAACTTCTTGAGGGTAAAAAATCCGGCTTTGGCTGTTACTTTATGGCGATGCTGGCGGGCCTATTTATAATTTATGCAATAGGTTTGCCTTATTTTTATTTGATTTTCAATTTTTACATAGGCAAAGCTATGCCGGTAATGTCAGTTATAAAGATTGCTTTTTTACCGTTTGTAGGTTTTGATTTGCTCAAAGCTATTATGTCCGCTTCCTTAGCTATGGCAGTGTCACGGAGGATTGGTTAG
- a CDS encoding biotin--[acetyl-CoA-carboxylase] ligase, producing the protein MKNRILELLKFDRESYISGEEICRILGVSRTAVWKHIQVLRDEGYKILSMPSKGYCLTAIPDRLYPEEIMSGLLTKSLGRDVRYFEIVDSTNNKAKELAGFKGLSHEAGLTAAEGMLVIAEEQTGGRGRLGRSWHAPYGKGIWMSVLLRPQVCLEIVYQMTMITAVAVMRAVREVCGIAPEIKWPNDLQYEGKKLCGILTEMSAEADRVNYIVVGIGINTASAGDLIPPQITHQMTSLSEITGKPVSRVKLVQEVLQELEACYDSWLAGGFPELLEEWKSHCNSLNRQVAVKTLHEVYTGWSMDVNSDGALLLKLDNGEIKKFVSGDVS; encoded by the coding sequence TTGAAAAATAGGATTTTGGAATTGCTGAAGTTTGACCGGGAGAGTTACATTTCCGGCGAGGAGATTTGCCGAATACTCGGTGTTTCCCGAACGGCTGTCTGGAAGCATATTCAAGTTTTGCGGGACGAGGGTTATAAAATCTTATCTATGCCAAGTAAAGGCTATTGTTTAACCGCAATACCCGACCGCCTTTACCCGGAAGAAATAATGTCTGGCCTGTTAACGAAGAGCCTGGGCAGGGATGTCAGGTATTTTGAAATAGTAGATTCGACTAATAATAAGGCCAAAGAGTTGGCCGGATTTAAAGGTCTTTCTCATGAAGCGGGCTTGACTGCCGCTGAAGGCATGCTTGTCATAGCGGAAGAGCAGACAGGCGGACGGGGCAGATTGGGGCGCAGTTGGCATGCTCCTTACGGTAAGGGGATATGGATGTCGGTTCTTTTAAGGCCACAGGTCTGCCTTGAGATTGTTTATCAGATGACTATGATTACTGCTGTTGCAGTGATGAGGGCTGTACGTGAAGTGTGCGGTATTGCTCCCGAAATAAAATGGCCTAACGATTTGCAGTATGAGGGGAAAAAACTTTGCGGCATTTTAACTGAAATGAGCGCTGAGGCTGACCGGGTAAATTACATTGTAGTCGGTATAGGTATAAATACGGCCTCTGCCGGGGATTTGATTCCGCCTCAAATAACACATCAGATGACGTCATTATCAGAGATAACCGGTAAGCCTGTGAGTCGTGTCAAACTGGTGCAGGAGGTCCTTCAAGAGCTGGAAGCCTGTTATGATAGTTGGCTGGCGGGTGGTTTTCCCGAACTTTTGGAGGAGTGGAAAAGCCACTGCAATAGTTTGAATCGACAGGTAGCGGTAAAAACCTTGCATGAAGTGTATACCGGTTGGTCGATGGATGTGAATAGTGACGGTGCGCTTTTATTGAAGCTTGATAACGGGGAAATAAAAAAATTTGTTTCGGGTGATGTGAGTTGA
- a CDS encoding ArsR/SmtB family transcription factor yields the protein MEENIIKMKADILKALAHPTRVKILENLREGERCVCEIIDDLGIEQSNVSQHLAVLKKLDIVVSRKDGLRVNYQVKHQQIFKLLDLLGSILLSQAENTVSLLKGLKRDEGDNTH from the coding sequence GTGGAAGAAAATATTATTAAAATGAAAGCTGATATTTTAAAAGCACTTGCACATCCTACCCGTGTAAAAATACTAGAGAACTTGCGCGAAGGAGAAAGATGCGTTTGTGAGATAATTGATGACCTGGGCATTGAGCAGTCAAATGTTTCACAACATCTGGCTGTACTAAAAAAACTTGATATCGTAGTCTCAAGGAAAGACGGTCTTAGGGTAAACTACCAAGTAAAACACCAACAAATTTTTAAACTGCTCGACCTTCTAGGCAGCATTCTTCTATCCCAGGCAGAAAACACTGTTTCTTTGCTCAAAGGCCTGAAAAGGGATGAAGGAGATAATACTCACTAA